In the genome of Fibrobacter sp., one region contains:
- the gltX gene encoding glutamate--tRNA ligase: MCDCCNNKRPVRVRFAPSPTGYLHVGGARTAIYNYFFAKAMGGVFYLRIEDTDRKRYNETALHDLMRDLKWLGLQWDEGPGCEKDCGPYFQSERLHIYNEQIKKLLDSGDAYYCFCTEERLQEVRAEQEKAGVSVTGYDRHCRNIPREEAEARIAAGEKAVIRFKVPETGVTEFDDMIRGHISYQNELLDDLVLIKRDGYPTYHFASVVDDHLMGTSHVLRGDEWISSTPKHELLYKAFGWEPPVWCHLPVILDKNGGKLSKRKGAASVGDFRDLGYLPETLVNYLALLGWNPGDDREVMTIKEMIDCFTLERINPKPASFDEKKLQWMNGQHIHMCDDAMLLGIMKEGLAAKGFDLSNEPEARLLEIVKNLKPRAHFVQDLAEMSTYFFKAPETYDEKGAKKHFGEGSKELCQQVRDMLASIEDFKTPVIEKEFYALAERIGHKVGELVGAPRLAVSGVTAGPGLWEMFEIIGKEETLRRIDVALPLMG; encoded by the coding sequence ATGTGCGATTGCTGCAATAATAAGCGTCCTGTCCGTGTGCGTTTTGCACCTAGCCCCACTGGCTACCTCCACGTTGGCGGTGCCCGTACTGCTATTTACAACTACTTCTTTGCAAAGGCCATGGGTGGCGTTTTCTACCTGCGTATCGAAGATACCGACCGCAAGCGCTACAACGAAACCGCTCTCCACGACTTGATGCGCGACCTGAAGTGGCTTGGTCTGCAGTGGGACGAAGGTCCGGGTTGTGAAAAGGATTGCGGCCCCTACTTCCAGAGCGAACGCTTGCACATCTATAACGAACAGATCAAGAAGTTGCTGGACTCCGGCGACGCCTACTACTGCTTCTGCACCGAAGAACGTCTTCAGGAAGTTCGTGCCGAACAGGAAAAGGCCGGCGTTTCCGTGACCGGTTACGACCGTCACTGCCGCAACATTCCTCGCGAAGAAGCCGAAGCCCGCATTGCCGCCGGCGAAAAGGCTGTGATCCGCTTCAAGGTTCCCGAAACTGGCGTCACTGAATTTGATGACATGATCCGCGGTCACATTTCCTACCAGAATGAACTGCTGGACGACCTGGTTCTCATCAAGCGCGACGGTTACCCCACTTATCACTTCGCATCTGTTGTGGATGACCACCTGATGGGTACTTCCCACGTTCTCCGCGGTGACGAATGGATTTCTTCTACTCCCAAGCACGAACTGCTGTACAAGGCCTTCGGCTGGGAACCTCCCGTATGGTGCCACCTGCCGGTGATTCTGGATAAGAACGGCGGTAAGCTTTCCAAGCGTAAGGGTGCCGCATCCGTGGGCGACTTCCGCGACCTGGGCTACCTGCCCGAAACTCTCGTGAACTACCTCGCACTCCTGGGCTGGAATCCGGGCGACGACCGCGAAGTTATGACCATCAAGGAAATGATCGACTGCTTCACCCTGGAACGCATTAACCCGAAGCCCGCAAGCTTCGATGAAAAGAAGCTGCAGTGGATGAATGGCCAGCACATTCACATGTGCGACGACGCCATGCTCCTCGGCATCATGAAGGAAGGTCTTGCCGCCAAGGGCTTTGACCTGAGTAACGAACCTGAAGCTCGTCTCCTGGAAATCGTGAAGAACCTGAAACCCCGCGCACACTTCGTGCAGGACCTGGCAGAAATGTCTACCTACTTCTTCAAGGCTCCGGAAACCTACGACGAAAAGGGTGCCAAGAAGCACTTTGGTGAAGGCTCCAAGGAACTCTGCCAGCAGGTTCGTGACATGCTGGCTTCCATCGAAGACTTCAAGACTCCGGTGATCGAAAAGGAATTCTACGCTCTGGCCGAACGTATCGGTCACAAGGTTGGTGAACTGGTGGGTGCACCTCGCCTGGCTGTGTCTGGCGTTACTGCCGGTCCTGGCCTGTGGGAAATGTTCGAAATCATCGGTAAGGAAGAAACCCTCCGTCGTATCGACGTTGCTCTTCCGTTGATGGGCTAA